One Orrella dioscoreae genomic window carries:
- a CDS encoding nitrite/sulfite reductase, whose protein sequence is MYIYDAVDQKLVDERVVQFTGQTRRFLDGQLSEDEFRVLRLQNGLYIQRHAPMLRVAIPYGLLASRQLRMLAHIARTWDRGYGHFSTRQNIQFNWPALENVPEILAALASVQMHAIQTSGNCIRNTTTDHFAGIATDEIVNPLVWCEIIRQWSTLHPEFAFLPRKFKIAVSGARHDRAAVGVHDIGLHAVERDGEVGFRVWVGGGLGRTPIVGKLINPFVRWQDLLTYLQATLRVYNLHGRRDNKYKARIKILVKDLTPEAFAQQVDEVWQALRNGPDTITQEELDVVASRFTWPEYDAAAASDDDQTEALAAADPAFARWLRTNVHAHRAPGYAAVTVSLKPTGVPPGDITADQMDSVADLADRYGYGELRVSHEQNLILADVRRSRLHDLWQELKALNLATANIGLLTNIIACPGGDFCALANAVSIPVAEAIQRRFDNLDYLHDIGELDLNISGCINSCGHHHVGHIGILGVDKAGEEWYQVTLGGRQNGADKPYADIDSTRGAGAAIGRIIGPSFAREQVADVVAKLIDTYLRLRDGDAERFIDVVDRVGIDPFKQDVYADPGLAKPKQREEAAHV, encoded by the coding sequence ATGTATATCTATGATGCCGTCGACCAGAAGCTGGTGGACGAACGGGTGGTCCAGTTTACGGGGCAGACGCGCCGCTTCCTGGATGGCCAACTGAGCGAAGACGAATTTCGCGTCCTGCGTCTGCAGAACGGACTGTACATCCAGCGCCATGCGCCCATGTTGCGCGTGGCCATCCCTTACGGCCTGCTGGCGTCGCGGCAGTTGCGCATGCTGGCCCACATCGCCCGCACCTGGGACCGTGGCTATGGCCATTTCAGCACACGCCAGAACATCCAGTTCAACTGGCCCGCGCTGGAAAACGTGCCGGAAATCCTGGCAGCGCTGGCCTCGGTGCAGATGCATGCCATCCAGACCAGCGGCAATTGCATCCGCAACACCACCACCGACCATTTCGCCGGCATCGCGACCGACGAGATCGTGAATCCGCTGGTCTGGTGCGAAATCATCCGCCAGTGGTCCACGCTGCATCCCGAATTCGCCTTCCTGCCGCGCAAGTTCAAGATCGCCGTCAGCGGCGCGCGCCATGACCGTGCCGCCGTCGGCGTGCACGACATCGGCCTGCATGCCGTCGAGCGTGACGGCGAGGTCGGTTTCCGCGTCTGGGTGGGCGGCGGCCTGGGCCGCACGCCCATCGTGGGCAAGCTCATCAATCCTTTCGTGCGCTGGCAGGATCTGCTGACCTACCTGCAGGCGACGCTGCGCGTCTACAACCTGCACGGCCGGCGCGACAACAAGTACAAGGCCCGCATCAAGATCCTGGTGAAGGACCTCACGCCCGAGGCCTTCGCCCAGCAGGTCGACGAGGTCTGGCAGGCCTTGCGCAATGGTCCCGACACCATCACGCAGGAAGAGCTGGACGTCGTGGCCAGCCGCTTCACCTGGCCCGAGTATGACGCCGCGGCCGCCAGCGACGATGACCAGACCGAGGCGCTTGCCGCGGCGGATCCCGCCTTTGCCCGCTGGCTGCGCACCAATGTCCATGCGCACCGTGCGCCGGGCTATGCCGCGGTCACCGTGTCGCTGAAGCCCACCGGCGTGCCGCCGGGCGACATCACTGCCGACCAGATGGACAGCGTCGCCGACCTGGCCGACCGTTATGGCTACGGCGAACTGCGCGTCTCGCACGAACAGAACCTCATCCTGGCCGACGTGCGCCGCAGCCGCCTGCATGACTTGTGGCAGGAGCTGAAGGCGCTGAACCTGGCGACGGCCAACATCGGCCTGCTGACCAACATCATCGCCTGTCCCGGCGGCGATTTCTGTGCGCTGGCCAACGCCGTCTCGATTCCGGTGGCCGAGGCCATCCAGCGCCGCTTCGACAACCTCGATTACCTGCACGACATCGGCGAGCTCGACCTGAACATCTCCGGCTGCATCAATTCCTGCGGGCATCACCACGTCGGCCATATCGGCATCCTCGGCGTCGACAAGGCGGGCGAGGAGTGGTATCAGGTCACCCTGGGCGGTCGCCAGAACGGCGCCGACAAGCCCTATGCCGACATCGATTCCACGCGCGGCGCGGGGGCCGCCATCGGCCGCATCATCGGTCCTTCGTTTGCCCGCGAACAGGTGGCCGACGTCGTGGCCAAGCTCATCGATACCTACCTGCGCCTGCGCGACGGCGATGCCGAGCGCTTCATCGACGTGGTCGACCGCGTCGGCATCGATCCCTTCAAGCAGGATGTCTATGCCGATCCCGGGCTGGCCAAGCCCAAGCAGCGCGAGGAGGCCGCCCATGTCTGA
- the rluB gene encoding 23S rRNA pseudouridine(2605) synthase RluB: MNESTQDALPQVEDGASQDGAGGAPKGRGRKLRTPFRRRRTDASAGDAATAQTAEAAPAADAPPAEGRPRRRKGNSPRSGEAHSAQPLPQETRESEQEADNALSYLERSVRTEQRLNKYLSSDAAMPKLHKVLADAGVGSRREMEELIVAGRVSVNGEPAHIGQRVGPTDQVRVNGKIVSRPNAKKPPRIILYHKPAGEIVSHDDPGGRASVFSRLPPVRNGKWLSVGRLDLNTEGLLIFTTSGDLANRLMHPRYGAEREYAVRVLGEMDEAQRRSLVEGIELEDGPAAFGSMEFLGGEGSNRWYRVTLNEGRNREVRRMFEAVGVTVSRLIRTRFGDVVLPSNLRRGRWEDVDASLVTALMVQLGLLRDESDEERRPRQPTSHDSALPPGFGTMERNGMSGARIGRRGTLQGGRKGGAQSGTADPFTTGLMFSGGYANGHPLGGASDKPAGRGAGGGNKAGGNANGNRKPRGKPVGAGAGAGPKAAGKAGGKPGAKSAAGGKPGARKSAKPAAGAEGQKPARGQGSQGAKGQGPRGQGQGAKGQGGANGNKASKPRAPRARNGNGGGGGARGDDWQPRGASAHESRLGVMGGRGAR, translated from the coding sequence ATGAATGAATCGACGCAGGATGCCTTGCCGCAGGTTGAGGATGGCGCCTCGCAGGATGGCGCGGGTGGCGCGCCCAAGGGCCGTGGCCGCAAATTGCGCACGCCTTTCCGCCGCCGCCGCACCGACGCGTCGGCGGGTGATGCCGCCACGGCCCAAACCGCCGAGGCGGCGCCTGCTGCCGACGCGCCGCCCGCCGAGGGACGTCCGCGCCGCCGCAAGGGAAATTCCCCGCGCTCGGGCGAGGCCCACTCGGCCCAGCCCCTGCCGCAAGAGACTCGCGAGTCCGAGCAGGAGGCCGACAATGCCTTGTCGTACCTGGAGCGGTCGGTTCGCACCGAGCAGCGCCTGAACAAATACCTGTCCAGCGACGCGGCCATGCCCAAGCTGCACAAGGTGCTGGCGGACGCCGGCGTCGGGTCGCGCCGTGAAATGGAAGAACTGATCGTGGCCGGTCGCGTATCGGTCAACGGCGAGCCTGCCCACATCGGCCAGCGCGTCGGGCCGACCGACCAGGTGCGCGTGAACGGCAAGATCGTCTCGCGTCCCAATGCCAAGAAGCCGCCGCGCATCATCCTGTATCACAAGCCCGCGGGCGAAATCGTCAGCCACGATGATCCGGGTGGCCGTGCCAGCGTGTTCTCGCGCCTGCCGCCGGTACGCAACGGCAAGTGGCTTTCCGTGGGGCGGCTGGACCTGAATACCGAAGGCCTGCTGATCTTCACGACCTCGGGTGACCTGGCCAACCGCCTGATGCATCCCCGCTACGGCGCCGAGCGCGAGTACGCGGTGCGCGTGCTGGGCGAGATGGACGAGGCGCAGCGCCGTTCGCTCGTCGAGGGCATCGAGCTGGAAGATGGTCCGGCTGCTTTCGGCAGCATGGAATTCCTGGGGGGCGAGGGCAGCAATCGCTGGTATCGCGTGACCCTGAATGAAGGCCGCAATCGCGAGGTGCGCCGCATGTTCGAGGCGGTGGGCGTCACGGTCAGCCGCCTGATCCGCACCCGTTTCGGTGACGTGGTGCTGCCATCCAACCTGCGTCGTGGTCGCTGGGAGGATGTCGACGCCTCGCTGGTGACGGCCCTGATGGTGCAGTTGGGCCTGTTGCGTGACGAGAGCGACGAGGAGCGCCGTCCGCGCCAACCCACCTCGCATGACAGTGCGTTGCCGCCGGGCTTCGGCACGATGGAGCGCAATGGTATGAGCGGCGCGCGCATCGGCCGCCGCGGCACGCTACAGGGCGGCCGCAAGGGCGGCGCGCAGTCCGGCACGGCCGATCCGTTCACGACGGGGCTGATGTTCTCGGGCGGTTATGCCAATGGCCATCCGCTCGGTGGTGCGTCGGACAAGCCCGCCGGCCGGGGCGCCGGCGGTGGCAACAAGGCGGGTGGCAATGCCAATGGCAACCGGAAACCCCGTGGCAAGCCGGTGGGTGCTGGCGCAGGCGCCGGCCCCAAGGCGGCTGGCAAGGCGGGCGGCAAGCCGGGGGCGAAGTCTGCTGCCGGTGGCAAGCCGGGCGCGCGCAAGTCGGCCAAGCCGGCTGCGGGGGCTGAAGGTCAGAAGCCCGCCCGCGGCCAGGGTTCGCAAGGTGCCAAGGGTCAGGGCCCGAGGGGGCAGGGCCAGGGCGCCAAAGGGCAGGGCGGCGCGAACGGCAACAAGGCGTCCAAGCCGCGCGCGCCGCGTGCGCGCAACGGCAACGGCGGCGGTGGTGGCGCCCGCGGTGATGACTGGCAGCCTCGCGGCGCCTCGGCGCACGAGTCGCGCCTGGGTGTGATGGGCGGGCGCGGCGCGCGCTGA
- the ispH gene encoding 4-hydroxy-3-methylbut-2-enyl diphosphate reductase yields MTVEAKIEGAEIMLAQPRGFCAGVDRAIEIVDRALVLHGAPIYVRHEIVHNRYVVEDLRGKGAIFIDELHEAPAGAIVVFSAHGVSQAVRREAAERQLQIFDATCPLVTKVHIEVSRMRAAGREIIMIGHKGHPEVEGTLGQADGGMHLVETVEDVHGLQVADPENLAYVTQTTLSVDDAAAVSSALKARFPSIVEPKKSDICYATQNRQDAVKVLAPACDLVLVVGSPNSSNSNRLREVAERRGTPAYLIDGAHAIDPAWLEGRSRIGITAGASAPEILVRQVIDRLKELGAVSVRKMPGLEENVSFPLPKGLSDKSMAQAAGTAPAAEG; encoded by the coding sequence ATGACTGTCGAAGCCAAGATCGAAGGCGCCGAGATCATGCTGGCGCAGCCGCGCGGCTTCTGTGCCGGCGTGGACCGCGCCATCGAGATCGTCGACCGGGCGCTGGTGCTGCATGGCGCGCCCATCTACGTGCGCCACGAGATCGTCCATAACCGCTATGTCGTGGAAGACCTGCGCGGCAAGGGCGCCATCTTCATCGACGAACTGCACGAGGCGCCCGCCGGCGCCATCGTGGTGTTCTCCGCGCATGGCGTCTCGCAGGCGGTGCGCCGCGAGGCGGCCGAGCGCCAGCTCCAGATCTTCGATGCCACCTGCCCCCTGGTCACCAAGGTGCATATCGAGGTGTCGCGCATGCGCGCGGCTGGCCGCGAGATCATCATGATCGGCCACAAGGGCCATCCGGAAGTCGAGGGCACGCTGGGCCAGGCCGATGGGGGCATGCACCTGGTCGAGACGGTCGAAGACGTGCATGGCCTGCAGGTGGCGGACCCCGAGAACCTGGCCTACGTCACGCAGACCACCTTGTCGGTGGACGATGCGGCGGCGGTGTCTAGTGCCCTGAAGGCGCGCTTCCCCTCCATCGTCGAGCCCAAGAAGAGCGACATCTGCTATGCCACCCAGAACCGCCAGGACGCGGTCAAGGTGCTGGCGCCGGCGTGCGACCTGGTGCTGGTGGTCGGCAGCCCCAACAGCTCGAACTCCAACCGCCTGCGCGAAGTGGCCGAGCGCCGCGGCACGCCCGCCTATCTGATCGACGGCGCGCATGCCATCGATCCGGCCTGGCTGGAGGGGCGCTCGCGTATCGGCATCACGGCGGGGGCGTCGGCGCCCGAGATCCTGGTGCGGCAGGTCATCGACCGGTTGAAGGAGTTGGGCGCGGTGTCGGTGCGCAAGATGCCCGGGCTGGAAGAGAACGTCTCGTTCCCGCTGCCCAAGGGGCTGTCCGACAAGTCCATGGCGCAGGCCGCTGGCACCGCGCCGGCCGCCGAGGGTTGA
- the scpB gene encoding SMC-Scp complex subunit ScpB, whose product MNESQAISVLETALLCAQQPMQVAELRRLFTEDEVEQIPLAGLLDQLAQQWEPKGLALVQLASGWRFQSRPEMQRFLERLNPEKPPRYSRAVLETLAIIAWRQPVTRGDIEDIRGVTVSSQIIKSLEDRGWIETIGHRDAPGRPALLGTTRQFLDDLGLRALDELPELDPQQAQAELGGLAFTQALEAVLPGAGALPQDAESQQEDTLADAEAVSADATGAAGDGEAPRSEGDGGVDDMHESAEPGAPEPVPAPQPATVPQPDPEPRPDAPPGWTPPAEPEVAPVPQPDEIPGESPDEVAPPQTDEVELPRPGASEVPTRS is encoded by the coding sequence ATGAACGAAAGTCAGGCCATTTCGGTTCTCGAAACCGCTTTACTGTGCGCGCAGCAACCCATGCAGGTGGCGGAGTTGCGCAGGTTGTTCACCGAGGATGAGGTCGAGCAGATCCCGTTGGCGGGTTTGCTGGATCAACTGGCCCAGCAATGGGAGCCCAAGGGGCTGGCCCTGGTCCAGCTGGCCAGTGGCTGGCGTTTCCAGAGCCGGCCCGAAATGCAGCGCTTCCTGGAGCGCCTCAATCCTGAAAAGCCGCCGCGTTATTCGCGCGCCGTGCTGGAAACCCTGGCCATCATCGCGTGGCGCCAGCCGGTGACGCGGGGCGACATCGAGGACATCCGCGGCGTGACGGTGTCTTCGCAGATCATCAAGTCGCTCGAGGATCGCGGTTGGATCGAAACCATCGGCCATCGCGACGCGCCGGGCAGGCCTGCCTTGTTGGGCACCACGCGCCAGTTCCTCGATGATCTGGGCCTGCGCGCGCTGGATGAGCTGCCTGAGCTGGATCCGCAGCAGGCGCAGGCGGAGCTGGGTGGCTTGGCGTTCACGCAGGCGCTCGAGGCCGTGCTGCCGGGCGCGGGCGCCTTGCCGCAGGATGCCGAGAGCCAGCAGGAAGACACCCTGGCGGATGCCGAAGCCGTGAGTGCTGATGCGACAGGGGCTGCCGGCGACGGCGAGGCGCCCCGGTCGGAAGGAGATGGCGGCGTGGATGACATGCATGAATCAGCCGAGCCCGGCGCGCCCGAGCCCGTGCCGGCACCGCAGCCTGCGACCGTGCCCCAGCCGGACCCCGAGCCTCGGCCTGATGCGCCGCCTGGCTGGACGCCGCCGGCGGAACCCGAGGTTGCGCCCGTGCCGCAGCCCGACGAAATCCCTGGGGAGTCGCCTGATGAAGTGGCGCCCCCGCAAACCGATGAAGTGGAGCTTCCGCGCCCCGGCGCCTCGGAAGTCCCGACCAGAAGCTAA
- a CDS encoding type B 50S ribosomal protein L31: MKEGIHPEYREVVFHDLITGSKIITRSTLNSRETIELDGKTYPLFKCDVTSESHPFYTGAQTRIVETGRVEKFRARFARTAGTKKAAAQG, encoded by the coding sequence ATGAAAGAAGGCATCCACCCCGAATACCGTGAAGTGGTCTTCCACGACCTCATCACCGGCAGCAAGATCATCACCCGTTCCACCCTGAACTCGCGTGAAACGATCGAACTCGACGGCAAGACCTATCCGCTGTTCAAGTGCGACGTGACCTCGGAATCGCACCCCTTCTACACCGGCGCCCAGACCCGCATCGTCGAGACCGGCCGCGTCGAGAAGTTCCGCGCCCGCTTCGCCCGCACCGCCGGCACGAAGAAGGCTGCTGCCCAGGGCTGA
- a CDS encoding FKBP-type peptidyl-prolyl cis-trans isomerase has product MTASPAPENILVRPDSYLTLHYRIVLASGPGEDSVFADTFDGRPATLQLGSGQWAPGMEAALIGQPEGARFSFTLPPAQAYGDRNPELVQIVSREMLARHAGPDTTFDPGDMVEFPAPDGSRYSGVLKELRDESAVFDFNHPLAGTALRVDVAILGVL; this is encoded by the coding sequence TTGACCGCCAGCCCCGCCCCCGAGAACATTTTGGTCCGTCCGGATTCCTACCTGACCCTGCACTACCGCATCGTGCTGGCGTCCGGTCCCGGAGAGGATTCCGTCTTTGCCGACACCTTCGATGGCCGGCCCGCCACGCTGCAGCTGGGCAGCGGGCAGTGGGCGCCCGGCATGGAGGCGGCACTCATCGGCCAGCCCGAAGGCGCGCGCTTCAGCTTCACGTTGCCGCCTGCCCAGGCCTACGGCGACCGCAATCCCGAGCTGGTGCAGATCGTCAGCCGCGAGATGCTGGCTCGCCACGCGGGTCCCGATACGACCTTCGATCCGGGCGACATGGTGGAATTCCCCGCGCCTGACGGCTCGCGCTATTCCGGCGTGCTGAAGGAGCTGCGCGACGAGTCTGCCGTCTTCGATTTCAACCATCCGCTCGCCGGCACGGCCTTGCGGGTGGATGTGGCCATCCTGGGGGTGCTCTGA
- the rimP gene encoding ribosome maturation factor RimP has product MADLYALTEQALAGMDVELVEVERAALGLLRVTIDRPEGVRIEDCERVTRQLSRVFEVENIDYRRLEVGSPGVDRPLRNEADLRRFAGERVEIKLREAVDSRKVFSGKLLAEAAAAEGQEPAGASTFGLEFEAKKGEVQVLSFTFEDIERAKLDPVLDFKGKKR; this is encoded by the coding sequence ATGGCAGATCTGTACGCATTGACCGAACAGGCGCTGGCCGGCATGGATGTCGAGCTCGTGGAAGTCGAGCGCGCCGCGCTGGGCCTGCTGCGTGTCACCATCGATCGCCCCGAAGGGGTGCGGATCGAGGATTGCGAGCGCGTGACGCGCCAGCTGTCGCGTGTGTTCGAAGTCGAGAATATCGATTACCGCCGGCTGGAAGTCGGTTCTCCCGGCGTTGACCGTCCCTTGCGCAACGAGGCTGATTTGCGCCGGTTCGCGGGTGAGCGCGTCGAGATCAAGCTGCGCGAGGCAGTCGACAGCCGCAAGGTCTTTTCGGGCAAGTTGTTGGCCGAGGCGGCTGCGGCCGAGGGCCAGGAGCCTGCCGGTGCGTCGACGTTCGGTCTGGAATTTGAGGCAAAGAAGGGCGAGGTCCAGGTGCTGAGTTTCACGTTCGAGGATATCGAGCGTGCCAAGCTGGATCCCGTCCTGGATTTCAAGGGCAAAAAGCGATGA
- the radC gene encoding RadC family protein has translation MARSLPPPAERPRERLLRHGAQVLTDAELLAIMLRTGVAGRSAVEMGRSLLGHFGGLRPLLSADLAALLSQGGLGQAKACQLAAVLELARRATEEALTQGSTLSQPERVKHYCIALLGHRKVEHCMALFLDNQLRLIAAEELSRGTLSQASVYPREVVRAALRHHAAALILTHNHPSGSPQPSAADERLTRQLRQALALVDVRLLDHLVVGAGQAISMAELGLM, from the coding sequence ATGGCCCGATCGCTTCCCCCGCCCGCAGAACGCCCGCGCGAGCGTCTTTTACGCCACGGCGCGCAGGTCCTGACGGATGCCGAATTGCTGGCCATCATGCTGCGCACCGGCGTGGCCGGGCGCAGCGCCGTCGAGATGGGCCGCAGCCTGCTTGGCCACTTCGGCGGCCTGCGGCCATTGCTGTCGGCCGACCTGGCCGCCCTGCTGTCGCAAGGCGGCCTGGGTCAGGCCAAGGCCTGCCAGCTGGCGGCCGTGCTGGAACTGGCCCGGCGCGCCACGGAAGAGGCCCTGACCCAGGGCAGCACCCTCAGCCAGCCCGAGCGGGTCAAGCACTACTGCATCGCGCTGCTCGGCCACCGCAAGGTGGAACACTGCATGGCGTTGTTCCTGGACAACCAGTTGCGGCTGATCGCCGCCGAGGAGCTGTCGCGCGGCACCCTGTCGCAGGCGTCCGTCTACCCCCGGGAAGTCGTGCGCGCGGCCCTGCGCCACCATGCCGCCGCGCTCATCCTGACCCACAACCACCCGTCCGGCTCGCCCCAGCCCAGCGCTGCCGACGAGCGCCTCACCCGCCAACTGCGCCAGGCGCTGGCGCTGGTGGACGTCCGCCTGCTCGACCACCTGGTGGTTGGCGCCGGCCAGGCGATCTCCATGGCCGAGCTTGGCCTGATGTAA
- a CDS encoding DUF934 domain-containing protein, whose amino-acid sequence MSDVLTQADAATLIRGGALQSNDWRLHAAEEGGALPADEPGWIVSLPDWLAHRDALRARAHPVGVLLAPDADPAVLADADGRIDPQGLAFLAVDFPVYTDGRGYSIAQILRGELGWRGELRATGDVMIDTIYYQARCGFDSFAVKPGHDPQKALDALATFSVVYQDAYPKPQARPVA is encoded by the coding sequence ATGTCTGACGTCCTGACCCAGGCGGATGCCGCCACCCTGATCCGTGGCGGTGCGCTGCAGTCCAACGACTGGCGCCTGCACGCGGCCGAAGAGGGTGGCGCCTTGCCGGCCGACGAACCCGGCTGGATCGTGTCCCTGCCCGATTGGCTGGCGCACCGGGATGCCTTGCGTGCCCGCGCGCATCCGGTGGGCGTGCTGCTCGCGCCCGACGCGGATCCCGCCGTGCTGGCGGATGCCGATGGACGCATCGATCCGCAAGGACTGGCTTTCCTGGCCGTCGACTTCCCGGTCTATACCGATGGACGCGGTTACTCCATCGCGCAGATCCTGCGAGGCGAACTGGGCTGGCGCGGGGAGTTGCGCGCCACGGGCGACGTCATGATCGACACCATCTACTACCAGGCGCGTTGCGGCTTCGACAGTTTCGCGGTCAAGCCCGGCCATGATCCCCAGAAGGCGCTGGACGCGCTGGCCACGTTTTCGGTGGTCTACCAGGACGCCTATCCCAAGCCCCAGGCCCGGCCGGTGGCGTGA
- the maiA gene encoding maleylacetoacetate isomerase translates to MQLYSYSLSSAAYRVRIALNLKALPHETVPIHLRKEGGQQLQAAYRAVNPAALVPALVDGDLTLSQSLAIIEYLEDTHPQPALLPADPAGRARVRALALSIACDIHPLNNLRVLKYLKNELGVQDAARDDWYRHWVMLGLDAFEAELARSPVQGAFCHGDTPTLADICLVPQLANARRVDCDLSGLVRILRIEAACQALPAFAKAAPALQSDAG, encoded by the coding sequence CTGCAGCTCTATAGCTACTCCCTCAGTTCCGCGGCCTACCGGGTGCGGATCGCATTGAACCTGAAGGCCTTGCCGCACGAGACGGTGCCCATCCATCTGCGCAAGGAGGGCGGCCAGCAGTTGCAGGCGGCCTACCGGGCCGTCAATCCGGCGGCGCTCGTGCCTGCATTGGTCGATGGCGACCTGACCTTGAGCCAGTCGCTGGCCATCATCGAATACCTGGAAGACACGCACCCGCAGCCCGCGCTGCTGCCGGCGGATCCGGCCGGGCGTGCGCGCGTGCGCGCGCTGGCGCTGTCCATCGCGTGCGACATCCATCCCTTGAACAACCTGCGGGTGTTGAAGTACCTGAAGAATGAATTGGGGGTGCAGGACGCGGCGCGCGACGACTGGTATCGCCATTGGGTGATGCTGGGCCTGGACGCGTTCGAGGCCGAGCTGGCGCGCTCGCCCGTGCAGGGCGCCTTCTGCCATGGCGACACGCCCACGCTGGCGGATATCTGCCTGGTGCCGCAATTGGCCAATGCGCGGCGTGTCGATTGCGACCTGTCCGGGCTGGTGCGCATCCTGCGCATCGAGGCGGCCTGCCAGGCGTTGCCGGCCTTTGCGAAGGCAGCGCCCGCCTTGCAGTCCGACGCGGGTTGA
- a CDS encoding CobW family GTP-binding protein: protein MSQAGGGPAPADRRIPLVVVTGFLGSGKTTLVNRLLREPGLRETAVVVNELGSIAVDHHLLRVSEGGVALLEGGCVCCSLRGELSETLRDLFMQALQRRIPAFSRVLLETTGMADPAAVLFTLRHDPFLVERYAYAGTVMTLDAVHGAGQLSAQPEASRQLAQADLAVLTKTDLATPAQRAETMAAMARHHPGLRAVTADTVQSWRGTLDALGPYRQAGPGSGWQGWLGLSGVRAVAPASHAGVRVISLPVPGALHAGRFLAGLAALQDAHGEAILRIKGLLRFSGQAVTQVLHGVHKQRYPLAPVPSEKAGKALGLVLIVRGSPAESRAIEARAEALLRECATPD, encoded by the coding sequence GTGAGCCAGGCGGGGGGCGGGCCGGCGCCGGCCGACCGGCGCATCCCCCTGGTCGTCGTCACGGGTTTCCTGGGCAGCGGCAAGACCACGCTCGTCAACCGGCTCCTGCGCGAGCCGGGCTTGCGCGAGACGGCCGTCGTGGTCAACGAGCTGGGCAGCATTGCCGTCGACCATCACCTCTTGCGCGTGTCCGAGGGCGGCGTTGCCTTGCTGGAAGGCGGCTGCGTCTGTTGCAGCCTGCGCGGCGAGCTCAGCGAGACCCTGCGTGACCTGTTCATGCAGGCGCTGCAGCGCCGCATTCCTGCTTTTTCCCGCGTGTTGCTCGAGACCACCGGCATGGCGGATCCCGCGGCCGTGCTGTTCACCTTGCGCCACGATCCCTTCCTGGTCGAGCGCTATGCCTATGCCGGCACCGTCATGACGCTCGATGCCGTGCATGGCGCCGGCCAGCTGTCGGCCCAGCCGGAGGCTTCCCGCCAACTGGCGCAGGCGGATCTGGCCGTGCTGACCAAGACGGATCTGGCGACCCCTGCGCAGCGGGCGGAAACCATGGCGGCCATGGCGCGGCATCATCCGGGCTTGCGGGCCGTAACGGCGGATACCGTCCAGTCGTGGCGGGGCACCCTGGATGCCCTGGGCCCATATCGGCAGGCCGGGCCCGGCAGTGGCTGGCAGGGGTGGCTGGGCCTGTCTGGCGTGAGGGCCGTGGCCCCGGCATCGCATGCAGGCGTCCGGGTCATCAGCCTGCCTGTCCCGGGCGCCTTGCACGCGGGCCGTTTCCTGGCGGGGCTGGCGGCGTTGCAGGATGCGCACGGCGAGGCCATCCTGCGGATCAAGGGCCTGCTGCGTTTCTCCGGGCAGGCCGTCACGCAGGTGCTGCATGGCGTGCACAAGCAGCGTTATCCCCTGGCGCCGGTGCCCAGCGAAAAGGCAGGCAAGGCCCTGGGGCTGGTGCTCATCGTGCGAGGGTCGCCTGCCGAATCGCGGGCCATCGAGGCGCGTGCCGAGGCCCTGCTGCGGGAATGCGCCACGCCCGATTGA